A genomic stretch from Lathyrus oleraceus cultivar Zhongwan6 chromosome 2, CAAS_Psat_ZW6_1.0, whole genome shotgun sequence includes:
- the LOC127120939 gene encoding putative 12-oxophytodienoate reductase 11, with protein MGATTTDSVPLLTPYNMGKFKLSHRVVMAPLTRTRSYNNVPQPHAILYYSQRASQGGLLIAEATGVSDTAQGYPDTPGIWTKQQVEAWKPIVDAVHAKGSIFFCQIWHVGRVSNSIYQPNGQAPISSTDKSITSNDQQQFTAPRRLRTDEIPDIVNHFKLAARNAIEAGFDGVEIHGAHGYLLDQFMKDKVNDRTDEYGGSLENRCRFTLEVVEAVVNEIGAERVGIRLSPFAEFAESGDSNPNALGLYMVNALNKYNILYCHMVEPRLIQTFDPVETPHSLEPMRKAFNGTFMVAGGYNRQDGINAIDENRADLVVYGRLFISNPDLPKRFALNAPLNKYNRETFYSSDPVLGYTDYPFLE; from the exons ATGGGTGCTACCACTACTGATTCCGTTCCTCTTCTTACACCTTACAATATGGGAAAATTCAAGCTCTCTCACAG AGTTGTTATGGCACCACTGACTAGAACAAGATCATACAACAATGTTCCACAGCCTCATGCTATTCTCTATTACTCTCAAAGAGCATCTCAAGGTGGTCTTCTCATTGCAGAAGCTACTGGTGTTTCTGACACGGCTCAAGGCTATCCAGACACACCGGGTATTTGGACAAAACAACAAGTGGAGGCATGGAAACCTATTGTAGATGCTGTTCATGCCAAAGGTTCTATATTCTTCTGTCAAATTTGGCATGTTGGAAGAGTTTCAAATTCAA TTTATCAGCCCAATGGACAAGCTCCGATATCTTCTACAGATAAGTCAATCACAAGTAATGATCAACAACAATTCACGGCACCGAGACGACTAAGGACAGATGAGATTCCTGATATTGTCAATCACTTCAAACTTGCTGCAAGAAATGCTATTGAAGCTGGTTTTGATGGGGTTGAAATCCATGGAGCCCATGGCTATCTACTGGATCAATTCATGAAAGACAAAGTGAATGATAGAACAGATGAATATGGTGGATCACTTGAAAATCGCTGTCGGTTTACATTAGAAGTTGTTGAAGCTGTTGTAAATGAGATAGGAGCAGAAAGAGTTGGAATAAGATTATCACCATTTGCTGAATTTGCAGAAAGTGGAGACTCCAATCCCAATGCGTTGGGACTTTATATGGTTAATGCCTTGAACAAATATAATATTCTGTACTGCCACATGGTGGAACCAAGACTAATACAGACCTTTGATCCAGTTGAAACCCCTCACAGTTTGGAGCCAATGAGAAAGGCTTTCAATGGAACTTTCATGGTTGCAGGAGGTTATAACAGACAAGATGGGATCAATGCTATAGATGAAAATAGAGCAGATCTTGTTGTTTATGGTCGTTTGTTCATATCTAATCCAGATTTGCCAAAGAGATTTGCACTCAATGCTCCTCTAAACAAGTATAATAGGGAGACATTCTACTCTTCAGATCCAGTTCTTGGTTATACTGACTATCCTTTTCTTGAATGA